One window from the genome of Sardina pilchardus chromosome 12, fSarPil1.1, whole genome shotgun sequence encodes:
- the rnf144ab gene encoding probable E3 ubiquitin-protein ligase RNF144A-B → MTTDGVTTEAAVRAEEVAGGDGDGDLALEELQSCKLCLGELTADHMTALTHCHCVFCTVCLKQYVELLIKEGLQTDISCPDSACPQQGLLTESEVELLVPSEVLQRYQRLRFEREVLLDPWRTWCPSSSCQAVCQLEEAGVQDVPSVQRVCCPVCSTEFCSACRTQWHQEQPCQESGPITSLLPGDISPFCKSEDEDAPIKRCPRCKVYIERDEGCAQMMCKSCKHAFCWYCLESLDDDFLLIHYDKGPCRNKLGHSRASVIWHRTQVVGIFAGFGLLLLVASPFLLLATPFVLCCKCRCRRGDDDPLPT, encoded by the exons ATGACGACCGACGGCGTGACGACGGAGGCGGCGGTGCGGGCGGAGGAGGTTGCCGGCGGCGACGGAGATGGAGATCTGGCGCTGGAGGAGCTGCAGTCCTGCAAGCTGTGCCTCGGGGAGCTGACCGCTGACCACATGACCGCCCTCACACACTGCCACTGCGTCTTCTGCAccgtg TGTCTGAAGCAGTACGTGGAGCTCCTGATCAAAGAGGGGCTGCAGACGGACATCAGCTGCCCAGACTCGGCCTGTCCGCAGCAGGGACTCCTGACGGAGAGCGAG gtgGAGCTCCTGGTGCCTTCAGAAGTGCTACAGCGGTATCAGCGGCTTCGCTTTGAGAGAG aggTGCTGCTGGACCCCTGGCGGACGTGGTGCCCGTCGTCGTCGTGCCAGGCCGTGTGCCAGCTGGAGGAGGCCGGCGTGCAGGACGTGCCCTCTGTGCAGCGCGTGTGCTGCCCGGTCTGCAGCACCGAGTTCTGCTCGGCCTGCCGCACCCAGTGGCACCAGGAGCAGCCGTGCCAGGAGAGCGGCCCCATCACCAGCCTCCTGCCCGGGGACATCAG CCCGTTCTGTAAGAGCGAGGACGAGGACGCCCCCATCAAGCGCTGCCCCAGGTGCAAGGTGTACATCGAGAGGGACGAGGGCTGCGCCCAGATGATGTGCAAGAGCTGCAAGCACGCCTTCTGCTGGTACTGCCTGGAGTCGCTGGAT GACGACTTCCTCCTGATCCATTATGACAAAGGGCCGTGCCGGAACAAGCTTGGCCACTCCCGAGCATCCGTCATCTGGCACCGCACTCAG gtGGTGGGTATATTTGCCGGTTTCGGTTTGCTGCTTCTGGTCGCCTCTCCGTTCCTGCTCTTGGCCACTCCctttgtgctgtgctgcaaGTGCAGGTGTCGCCGCGGCGACGACGATCCGCTGCCCACTTAG